A stretch of Acipenser ruthenus chromosome 1, fAciRut3.2 maternal haplotype, whole genome shotgun sequence DNA encodes these proteins:
- the LOC117404147 gene encoding cocaine- and amphetamine-regulated transcript protein, whose translation MDSSRLYLFTLLSAALFFHTNCQETELETRSLDKEDTLNEKQLIEALQEVLEKLKSKRMPYYEKKYGQLPMCDAGEQCALRKGARIGKLCDCPRGTSCNSFLLRCL comes from the exons ATGGACAGCTCCCGTCTCTACCTCTTCACTCTGCTCAGCGCTGCTCTCTTTTTCCACACCAACTGTCAGGAAACCGAGTTAGAAACCCGGTCCCTGGACAAGGAAGATACCTTAAACGAAAAGCAACTG ATAGAAGCCTTGCAAGAAGTTCTTGAAAAACTTAAAAGCAAGAGAATGCCTTACTACGAGAAGAAGTATGGCCAACTGCCCATG TGCGACGCTGGGGAGCAGTGTGCTTTGAGGAAAGGTGCCCGGATCGGGAAGCTGTGTGACTGTCCACGAGGAACGTCTTGCAATTCCTTCCTGCTTAGGTGCTTGTAA